In a genomic window of Rhopalosiphum maidis isolate BTI-1 chromosome 4, ASM367621v3, whole genome shotgun sequence:
- the LOC113560666 gene encoding transcription factor Dp-1-like has product MLNTEKYVVKNPNNNSQIIRLPTRKRVYSGHRKPEVKDLIEKQQKPMRKIIRMSDLKENNTEIITVSPEFLDDSSSEIKDELMSDSSYDDLEVNCEYQDDPEVIVVCGDDLDQSSGSDLEFIEDMRHEEPSKSKFHSDVNSSDVVVRTDILNDLLEGRMTKTTKKLLDSTKISYLPMQLTPNEFRSTYTNEKSPFKVRPIKANKGLRHFSKRVCDKVKTKMVTTYKEVADELVAECVGNRDSPTFLYDQKNIRRRVYDALNVLMALDIIAKNKKDITWKGLPTGSIQNSVYLVQEKENRLNSVKRKLLALQEIIMQEVAIKRLVKRNQDVENEFGPPPHNTFVNLPFMAISANEDTSVEIEISEDQKQYEMSFNDKFSMVDDTEILKTMGFTLGLDRGEVSNEDLKILKTLVPKAFEKHIVMMATKNGEMFNDICKEFDEKMKSAEIEQSSSRPNIINRRKNKR; this is encoded by the coding sequence ATGTTAAACACAGAAAAGTATGTGGTAAAAAAcccaaataataattctcaAATTATTCGTTTACCAACTAGAAAACGTGTATATAGTGGCCATAGAAAACCAGAAGTGAAAGATCTTATTGAAAAACAACAGAAGCCAAtgagaaaaattattagaatgagtgatttaaaagaaaacaatacCGAAATCATCACTGTTTCTCCTGAGTTCTTAGATGACAGTTCATCAGAAATAAAAGATGAACTTATGTCAGATTCAAGTTATGATGATTTGGAAGTAAATTGTGAATACCAAGATGATCCAGAAGTTATTGTTGTCTGTGGTGATGATCTAGATCAATCTAGTGGTAGCGATTTAGAATTCATAGAAGACATGAGACATGAAGAACCCAGTAAAAGTAAATTTCATAGTGATGTCAATTCTTCTGATGTTGTTGTGAgaacagatattttaaatgatttattagaaGGACGTATGACCAAAACTACTAAAAAGCTTCTAGATTCTACCAAGATTTCTTATTTGCCCATGCAACTAACTCCAAATGAATTTCGTTCTACATACACTAATGAAAAAAGCCCATTTAAAGTTAGGCCTATAAAAGCTAACAAAGGCTTGAGACATTTCTCCAAAAGAGTGTGTGATAAAGTCAAGACTAAAATGGTTACCACATATAAAGAAGTAGCCGATGAATTAGTTGCTGAATGTGTTGGCAATAGAGACAGCCCAACTTTTTTATatgatcaaaaaaatattagacgcCGAGTTTATGATGCTTTGAATGTATTAATGGCTTTAGATATAATTGCTAAGAATAAGAAAGATATAACCTGGAAAGGGTTACCAACTGGATCCATACAAAACAGTGTATATCTTGTTCAAGAAAAAGAAAACCGCCTTAATAGTGtaaaaagaaaacttttaGCTCTTCAAGAAATCATTATGCAAGAAGTAGCTATTAAACGTTTAGTAAAACGTAATCAGGATGTGGAAAATGAATTTGGTCCTCCACCTCATAACACATTTGTCAATCTACCTTTTATGGCTATTAGTGCAAATGAAGATACATCTGTTGAAATAGAAATATCAGAAGACCAAAAACAATATGAAATGagtttcaatgataaatttagtatGGTTGATGACActgaaattttgaaaactatgGGTTTCACTTTAGGATTGGATCGTGGTGAAGTGAGCAATGAAGACTTAaagattttgaaaacattagtACCCAAAGCTTTTGAGAAACATATTGTTATGATGGCTACTAAAAATGgtgaaatgtttaatgatatcTGTAAAGAATTTGATGAGAAAATGAAGTCTGCTGAAATTGAACAATCTTCATCAAGgcccaatattattaatagaaggAAGAATAagagataa
- the LOC113549037 gene encoding cytochrome c oxidase assembly factor 7 homolog: MSYDFKKEDDVKEYIKNLGIEYRFGCFSEKDAQTCQLLGDYLETIENNPDKAAKIYKENCDERNFGRSCYKYASYIEKNNLKNLKPVLPEMIRYFKKGCEYNWSDGCFAAGMKLRYHSDSITDVDERTKSLLESLQYLEKACNNKHSEACYVASNIHFAGIEEIGLAPNMSKVLEFSIKACDQNELKGCVNASIIYNKGDGVPKDLNLAQKYKERALDIQRQIKEEKGVKFS; the protein is encoded by the exons ATGTCTTATGATTTCAAGAAAGAAGATGAtgttaaagaatatattaaaaacttaggAATTGAATATAGATTTGGTTGTTTCAGTGAAAAAGATGcacaaa CATGTCAGTTACTTGGTGATTACTTAGAAACTATAGAAAACAACCCGGATAAAGCagccaaaatatataaagaaaattgtGATGAACGGAACTTTGGTCGCAGTTGTTACAAATATGCTTcatacatagaaaaaaataacttgaaaaatctCAAACCAGTACTTCCTGAG atgataagatattttaagaaaGGCTGTGAATATAACTGGTCTGATGGATGTTTTGCCGCAGGAATGAAACTCCGTTATCATAGTGACTCAATTACTGATGTTGACGAAAGAACAAAAAGTTTACTTGAA AGTCTGCAATACTTAGAAAAAGCATGTAACAACAAGCATTCAGAAGCATGCTATGTAGCCAGTAATATTCATTTTGCTGGAATTGAGGAAATTGGATTGGCACCTAATATGTCCAAAGTCttagaattttcaataaaagctTGTGatcaaaatgaattaaaaggTTGTGTTAATgcatcaattatatataataaaggaGATGGTGTGCCTAAAGATTTGAATCTTGCTCAGAAGTATAAAGAACGAGCATTAGATATACAAAGGCAAATCAAAGAAGAAAAAGGTGTGAAGTTtagttaa